CATGAGGGTCATGAGTGCAAGCACGCCTGTCTGCAGGAACATGAGGATCATGATGCCGAGCACCACCGACGCCCAGCCGGGTGTTGAATAGCCGATGGTCTTCAGGATGACGGCCGTCGAACCGAACACGACGCACAGCGCGGCAACGATCGCCGAGGCGATGCCGACGCGCACCAGAACGTCCTCGGCGAAGACCATCATGCCCTTGAAGCCATGGAGTGCGAGGCCGACGAAATTCATCTTCGACTGGCCGGCGTAGCGTGGACCGCGATCCTGCGGGCAGGTTGCAATGCGGAGCTTGGACGCGAGAACCGCGGAAGCAACATGGATCGACAGCTCCGGCATGGCCGCCAGCCGTTTGACGCCCATCGGCTTCATTGCCATGAAGTTGCCGAAACTGATCGTCCGGCCCGTGATGATGCGGAACAGGCGCTTGTAGATCTTGTAGAAGGTCTTGAAGCGCATCGTCTCGAAACGGCTCTTGCGCCGTGCAACGACCACATCGACATCGTCCTTGCTGAGCGCGCTCAGCAAATTCGGTATGGAAGAGGGGAGATCCTCTCCGTCGGAATCCATCACGACCACCCGCTGATTCTCGTTGATATGCGTTGAAACATATCCGACGCCGATCGCGATCGCCTTCTGGTGGCCGACATTGCGTCTCAGCTTCAGGACGGTTCCCCTGGCGCCTGCCTGATCAAGGCTTGAGGTATCAAGCGGCTGTTTGACCGAGCCGTCGTCGACGGCAACGATATAGACACTGTCACCGAGTTCTGACTTCAACTCCTGAAACAGCCGGCTGCTGGCCTCGAAGTCTTCGTAGACCGGTGTGACGATAATGATGCGGGCGTCCGTCGGGATCATCAAGGTTCACAGTTCCCTGAAATAGGCGATGGTCTTCTGGAGTCCCTCTTTGAGAGGGATTTTGGGAGCCCAGTCAAGTTCCGACTTCGCCAGCGCGATGTTCGGCTGACGCTGTTTCGGGTCGTCATGCGGAAGCGGGTGGTAGATGAGTTTCGAACGCCCGCCAACGAGATCCAGGACGGTTTCGGCGAGTTCGCGGATCGTGAATTCGGACGGATTGCCGAGATTGATCGGACCGGTCAGCTCACCGGGCGAGGCCATCAGACGGACGAAGCCGTCGATGAGATCGTCGACATAGCAGAAGCTGCGCGTTTGCAGCCCGTCTCCGTAGATCGTGATGTCGTTGCCCTGCAAGGCCTGCACGATGAAATTGCTGACGACCCTGCCGTCATTGGGGTGCATGCGCGGTCCGTATGTGTTGAAGATGCGGGCGACCTTGATCTCCAGGCCATGCTGGCGGTTGTAGTCGAAGAAGAGTGTTTCCGCGCAGCGCTTGCCTTCATCGTAGCACGAGCGGACGCCGATCGGATTGACGCGGCCCCAGTAGTCTTCGGTTTGCGGGTGAACCTCGGGGTCTCCGTAGACCTCGCTCGTGGAGGCCTGAAAGATGCGTGCCCTGGTGCGTTTGGCAAGGCCGAGCATATTGATGGACCCATGGACGCTCGTCTTTGTCGTCTGGACCGGGTCGCGCTGGTATGGACGGGCGAGGCCGGGCAGGCGAGATTGTAGATTTCATCGACCTCCAGATAGATCGGAAACGTGACGTCGTGCCGTTGAAACTCGAAATGCGGGTTTGCGAGCAAATGGGAAATGTTGTCCTTGGTGCCGCTGTAGAGATTGTCGATGCACAGCACATCGGCACCTTCGTCCAGTAGGCGCTCGCACAGATGCGATCCCAGAAACCCGGCGCCGCCCGTAACGAGAATTCTTTTCCTGTTCGCAACTTTCATGAATTCAATTCCCGCGCCCTGGGTTCTGTTTCTTTGTTTTGATCACGTCCGCACCCTTGCCTTGCACGCACAGGCAGCGTTCCCTTGAACACATGCGGTTTACTCTGAAAGCGGCAGCTTTCACAAGCTCGGCCTTATGCGTCGGTGTAGAGCAGGGGCAAGGCGGGGTCCCAGGGACGCTGGTTCCGCTGGCACTCAATATAACAAGGGCCGAAGGAGAGGGCGGTTGACGCCCGGAAACAGAAGTTACGTTTCACGAGACCGACTGGCGTGGCAGCGAGCTGACCTGCCGCTGTGCGCCGTTGTCTGTTTTGCCTGGGTGTCCGTGTCACGCCGTCTCGGCTAGAGCCCAAGGCCCGGGTTGGTCGCACCCCGGAGGATCTGCGTCAGGAAGCCGTAGTCCGCACCGCCCGTACGGGTCTTGCGGGTGACGATATCGACGATCTTGCCGTCTTCGAGCGTGTAGTTGCCGAGATCCTGAACAAATCCGTCATCGTCGAAGTAGATTGCCACGACGCGTTGCTCGACAATGTCGGGTGACAGAAAGGCCGTGGTCGCCGTTTTCTGGGAGATATAGTAATAGGCATCGCCGCTCAGGCTTGAAGTTGTTGAGGGCGAACCTAGAACCAATTCGACCTGCTCTCGGCTTGAGCCAACTTGCACCTGGTTCAGCATGGATGTTGTCACGACATGTCCATGCGTATAGGTGGAGGTGAAGCAACCGCCGAGCGGCAGGGTCGCCAGAAGCGGAAGGATCAGGGCGCTCGCCTTGAAGTTCATTTAAGAAGTCCCGTTTCGCCAGGCCACACCGGCCGATCTTGTATTTCGTTGCTTGGCAAATTCACTATCGTGGGATAGGGCACAAGGCAACACCTGAGTCAAATGGAGACGGTCATGGTATTCGGCCTGTTTCGCCGCCGGTCCACCGAAGCTGAGCACAAGGTCTATTGTGAAATCGTGGCCCAAGCGCGGCAGCCCGGATTTTATACAGACTTTCTTGTGCCGGATACGATAGACGGCAGATTTGATCTTATCGTGTTGCACGCAGTGCTTTATTTCAGGCGGATGAGGGGCGAGGGAGCGAAGGTTTCGCAGTTCGCCCAGGCGGTATTCGATCTGTTTTTCCAGGACATGGACGCCTCCCTTCGCGAAATGGGCGTGAGCGATACACGCGTTCCGAAGAAGGTCAAGGTTATGGGGGAAGCCTTCTATGGCCGGGCGGATGCGTACATCCCCGCCATTGACGCTGCTGATGCGGAAGAACTCGCAGCAGCGCTGGGACGCAATCTGTTTCCGGACAATCCCGAGCCGATGGCGCAGATGCGTCTTGCCCGCTATATGCTGGGCGCAGCAGACTCATTGTCAGGACAGGCAACCGCTGACCTCTTGCAGGGACAGCTGAGTTGGCCGGATCCTGGAGCTTACAAGGATTTGCCGGTGTAAAACGGCAACGGAAAACCGGAAAATGACCAAGGAAACATTCCCATACCCTTTCAAGGTGAACGCGAATCGAGTCGTCGACAAGGATGAAGCGATCACCGTCAAACCCGATGCCGCCGCCCTGGAAGCGATCGCCGCCGCTTATGACCTGGTCGCCATCCGCGACCTGGAGGCCCGCTTCACGCTGAAACCCTATCGCAAGGCTGGTGTCCGGGTTGTCGGTCCGGTCCTGGCAATGGTGACACAAACCTGTGTGGTCACCCTGGAACCCTTCGAAAGCGAGCTGAAACTGGACGTGGACCGGACCTTCGAACCGGCGTCGAGCAGGTCCGGGAAGATCCGCGACCTCAACGAAGACGGCGAGATCGAAATCGATCTCGAGTCTCTGGATCCCCCCGACCTCGTCGTTGACGGCGTCGTCGACCTGGGCGCGGCCATCTGCGAAGAACTCGCTCTTTCGCTCGATCCGTTTCCGAGAAAACCCGGCGTGGAGTTTCAAGGCGGCGAGCCGGAAACCGGGGAGGAAGACGAAGGCGACAAGGAACCTTCCCCTTTTGCGGCGCTGGAGGCTTTAAAATCCAGGCAGGAAGACTGAAATAGCGGGTTTCGCGGCGAGTGCCGGGCATCTGCGCAATGTCATGGGTGGATGTTTTGGGCGTAAGTTCGCAAAGAGTTCAGGAAAACGGTTGTCACTCCGGGCAAAACCGTTATGTTCGCGCCCGACTCCAGCCCCTCCGGGAAGGGTGTTGACCCGCAGGTGCGCTGACCAGTGCCGTCCTTTTGTGTGAAACGTTAAAAGACCTTCTGAATGGCGAAGACAATTCCGATTTCCTTGGATGCCATGGGCGGCGACAGCGGGGCTGAAGTCGTTATTCCCGGCGCAGAGATCGCACTTGTTCGTCACCCCGAGATCCGTTTCCTGCTTTACGGAAACGAGAATGTCATTCGCCCGTTGCTCGAACAGTACCCCCGGGTCAGGGACGCGTCGGTTCTGCATCATTGCGACGTCTCCATTGCCATGGACACGAAACCGAGCCAGGCCCTGCGCCAGGGCCGATGGCGGTCCAGCATGTGGCGATCCATCGAAGCGGTGAAATCCGGTGATGCCTCTGTGGCCGTCTCTGCTGGAAACACCGGCGCGTTGATGGCCATGTCGAAATTCTGTCTGCGCACGATGGCTAATATCGAACGCCCGGCCATTGCGGCGATCTGGCCGACCACACGCGGGGAGTCGGTCGTTCTGGATGTCGGGGCAACGATCGGGGCCGACGCGCAGCAACTGATAGATTTCGCCATCCTCGGTGGCGCTATGGCACGCGCGCTGTTTGGTGTTCAGCGCCCGAGCGTCGGACTTCTCAATATCGGTGTCGAGGAAGTCAAGGGGCTCGAGGAAGTCAGGACCGCCGGGCGGCTTCTGCGGGAAACACCGCTGCGTTCGCTTGAATATGCAGGCTTTGTCGAAGGGGATGATCTCGGCAAGGGCACCGTTGATGTCGTCGTGACCGAGGGATTTGCAGGCAACATTGCGCTCAAGACAGCCGAGGGCACCGCGAAGCAGATCGGCAGTTACTTGCGCTCCGCGATGAATCGAACCTTCATGTCCAAGATCGGCTATCTGTTCGCCAAAGGCGCTTTTGATCTGCTTCGCGAGAAGATGGATCCCCGCAAGGTGAACGGTGGAGTGTTTCTCGGGCTGAACGGAATTGTGATCAAAAGCCATGGAGGCACGGACGCTGAAGGCTATGCTTCGGCGATTGATCTGGCCTATGACATGGTGAAAAACGAGTTGACGCACAAGATCGCGCAGGATCTTGTGCACTACCATCGCGGCCGCTTCGCAGAAGCCGCGCCGACAACGGAAGGTGATTTGTGAGCGTAGTCCGTTCGACCGTGACCGGGTGCGGCAGTTATCTGCCCGACAATGTTCTTACCAATGACGATCTTGCAAGGCAGGTCGACACGTCAGACGAGTGGATCGTCCAGCGGACCGGCATCAGGCAACGTCACATTGCCGCCGAAGGCGAGGTAACCTCCGATCTCGCCCTGGAGGCGGCCCGCCGTGCGCTGGAAAGCGCCGGACGCAAGGCGGAAGACATCGATACGATCATTCTTGCGACGGCAACGCCCGACAACACGTTTCCGGCAACGTCCGTGACGGTGCAGGCCAAGCTGGGTATCACCCAGGGCTTCGCCTTCGACGTGCAGGCCGTCTGTTCGGGTTTCGTCTATGCGATGACCACGGCTGACGCCTATATCCGCGCAGGCGTGTCGGAGCGCTGCCTTGTCATAGGCGCGGAAACCTTTTCCAGGATACTTGACTGGGAAGACAGGACGACTTGCGTGTTGTTCGGTGACGGCGCGGGAGCCGTGGTTCTTGAGAAAACCGCGGGCTCGGGTGCGAATGCCGACCGGGGAATACTCACCAGCCACCTGCGTTCGGATGGCCGGCACAAGGAAAAACTCTATGTCGATGGCGGACCATCATCGACACAAACGGTTGGTCATCTTCGCATGGAAGGCCGCGAGGTCTTCAAGCATGCGGTCGGCATGATCACGGACGTCATTGAGGACGCCTACGCGGCGACGGGATTGACGTCTGAAGACCTGGATTGGTTCGTGCCGCACCAGGCGAATAAGCGCATCATTGATGCGAGCGCGAAAAAGCTCGGCATCGCTCCTGAAAAAGTTGTCACAACCGTGCAGTTGCATGGCAACACTTCTGCAGCTTCGATCCCGCTGGCGCTCGACACGGCGCTGAAGGACGGACGTGTCAAAAACAACGACCTTGTGATGCTCGAGGCGATGGGGGGCGGCTTCACCTGGGGATCGGTTCTCCTGCGCTGGTGATTGGCGACAATTGCATTGCCGAC
This region of uncultured Roseibium sp. genomic DNA includes:
- a CDS encoding glycosyltransferase — protein: MIPTDARIIIVTPVYEDFEASSRLFQELKSELGDSVYIVAVDDGSVKQPLDTSSLDQAGARGTVLKLRRNVGHQKAIAIGVGYVSTHINENQRVVVMDSDGEDLPSSIPNLLSALSKDDVDVVVARRKSRFETMRFKTFYKIYKRLFRIITGRTISFGNFMAMKPMGVKRLAAMPELSIHVASAVLASKLRIATCPQDRGPRYAGQSKMNFVGLALHGFKGMMVFAEDVLVRVGIASAIVAALCVVFGSTAVILKTIGYSTPGWASVVLGIMILMFLQTGVLALMTLMLTGVVRSGTVTSELDYQDFIDEILVSRQISPQSKIVS
- the bamE gene encoding outer membrane protein assembly factor BamE; the encoded protein is MNFKASALILPLLATLPLGGCFTSTYTHGHVVTTSMLNQVQVGSSREQVELVLGSPSTTSSLSGDAYYYISQKTATTAFLSPDIVEQRVVAIYFDDDGFVQDLGNYTLEDGKIVDIVTRKTRTGGADYGFLTQILRGATNPGLGL
- a CDS encoding ubiquinol-cytochrome C chaperone family protein; the encoded protein is MVFGLFRRRSTEAEHKVYCEIVAQARQPGFYTDFLVPDTIDGRFDLIVLHAVLYFRRMRGEGAKVSQFAQAVFDLFFQDMDASLREMGVSDTRVPKKVKVMGEAFYGRADAYIPAIDAADAEELAAALGRNLFPDNPEPMAQMRLARYMLGAADSLSGQATADLLQGQLSWPDPGAYKDLPV
- a CDS encoding DUF177 domain-containing protein — its product is MTKETFPYPFKVNANRVVDKDEAITVKPDAAALEAIAAAYDLVAIRDLEARFTLKPYRKAGVRVVGPVLAMVTQTCVVTLEPFESELKLDVDRTFEPASSRSGKIRDLNEDGEIEIDLESLDPPDLVVDGVVDLGAAICEELALSLDPFPRKPGVEFQGGEPETGEEDEGDKEPSPFAALEALKSRQED
- the plsX gene encoding phosphate acyltransferase PlsX produces the protein MAKTIPISLDAMGGDSGAEVVIPGAEIALVRHPEIRFLLYGNENVIRPLLEQYPRVRDASVLHHCDVSIAMDTKPSQALRQGRWRSSMWRSIEAVKSGDASVAVSAGNTGALMAMSKFCLRTMANIERPAIAAIWPTTRGESVVLDVGATIGADAQQLIDFAILGGAMARALFGVQRPSVGLLNIGVEEVKGLEEVRTAGRLLRETPLRSLEYAGFVEGDDLGKGTVDVVVTEGFAGNIALKTAEGTAKQIGSYLRSAMNRTFMSKIGYLFAKGAFDLLREKMDPRKVNGGVFLGLNGIVIKSHGGTDAEGYASAIDLAYDMVKNELTHKIAQDLVHYHRGRFAEAAPTTEGDL
- a CDS encoding beta-ketoacyl-ACP synthase III, which translates into the protein MSVVRSTVTGCGSYLPDNVLTNDDLARQVDTSDEWIVQRTGIRQRHIAAEGEVTSDLALEAARRALESAGRKAEDIDTIILATATPDNTFPATSVTVQAKLGITQGFAFDVQAVCSGFVYAMTTADAYIRAGVSERCLVIGAETFSRILDWEDRTTCVLFGDGAGAVVLEKTAGSGANADRGILTSHLRSDGRHKEKLYVDGGPSSTQTVGHLRMEGREVFKHAVGMITDVIEDAYAATGLTSEDLDWFVPHQANKRIIDASAKKLGIAPEKVVTTVQLHGNTSAASIPLALDTALKDGRVKNNDLVMLEAMGGGFTWGSVLLRW